GAGTGTCACGGCCTTCATGTATAGAGCGCCAGACTTGAGACGGATTACTCCCTAGCTCGGCTTCCAGAATATTACAATCAGGGTAGTAAACTGCCTTGAGTATACGCGCGCTTAGGGAGTCTGGTTCCCAATTGTTGTGCAGGGGATTAAATGGCAGAAAGGGTTTGAGCCCAACAGGGATTAGAGTGACAGAAGTTCCACTCAAACTACTCTGTATTGGTCACTCAAGAGATGTATTTTGAAGCCTCATCCCCACTTTACGGTAACTCATGTACTAGCAAGTCACCACGTAGACACGCAGTGTAACTCTTGCACAACTTAGCAGTCAACCTGGTGACAACGTGTAACCTGATATTGTTCAACTAACGCTCTAATGATTAAAATAAAATTATTCGCCTGATGACTTCAAGAAATATAACCATCAAGTAACACACAAATCAACCTAGTAAAACCAAGATTTATCAGTCAAACGAGATAACTACTGAACCCAAATGAGTAAAACTGAGCTGTATACCCTCATTTAGCACAACGAAGACTGATCCATAGTTTGGCTGAGATGAAACTATCCTTTTGAGATACATGTGACAAACATAGCAGGCTGCTTATGATCGGTCCACCCATGAAAGCAATGTTCAGTGAACTTGGTAAAGACTGCATCTATGCATTGTGACATTCAAAATAAAGTTGAATTCAAGCTTTGTAGGCACTGCGAGTTGGTGAAGAAGGCAtgacacttcatgtacaaaattgCAATTAGACCATAGGAGTCGGCACCCTGAATCATAAGAATTACATGCAGAACTGTTCTCAGTGACCAAACAAGTAAGGAGAAAGATAAGAATACAGATTGAGTAGTAACCAAACCATCTACGGCATTACTAATCTTGAGTTCTTGACACTGTCAATTCTTACTGAAAATATCCAAGGTTTTGCGTCAAAAGAAAAACGGAAGGTGCGATTCTAGTAAAATTCTACTTACAATCAGCTAAACTGTTACAAGTAACTCGATAAAAATCAAATGGAGATATAGTGTGATTAGACTAGCTCAACTCGTATTTATTTTTCCTAGTGATGGAAAAATGGACATGCAGCACCATACAAACTGATTCTTTCTAGTGATAGAAATCTAGAGTTGCTGTCGTACTTATATAGGCAACCATAGCTTGTGATCTCCATGCAGGGATTAGGATTTCAGTGGATTGTGCAAACGATAGCACGCTGCACTACTTATCAATCTCATACAGTTAAATGATTAATCCAGGACCACGTGTGAAGACGAATTGTTGCATTCTAACTGTAAACATTTTATTACCAGTTCAAAGGAGTAGGGCACAATGAACGAAAGAAGCTAAGGAATCAAAGCGCAAAGTTAATGTTACATATCATATATACCAAGATTTCTCACAGAAATCACAATCACAGACACTGTGTCTGAAAAGAGCACTCTGAGTATCAAGTGCAACCAAAATTAAGTTTCTTAATTTTTGTGTTACTCCCATACAGTATAGGAACTTTCATGGAATTCAAACCAAAATGAAAAAGGCACCTGTACATTAGCCCCTTGCGCAGGTCAGGAAGGTCCGACAAATATTATAAACAAAAATACAGGTTGTAGTATGTAACAGGTGCATTTAACTGGAGTTGCACAAGAGAAGGTATGATAGCTTGTGCTCTTACACTAACACCACTTGAACAAAATCCAAACTACGGGTACAAGGTTCAATTGCAAAAAAGGCAATCGAATACACACATCCACAAAGTCAGAAATGATTGAGAAACTGAGTTGCCAAATTAACAACCTCAGTCGTTTTCAAAATTCatttgtactaacaatgcaactgttTAAAGCAGATTAATTATCAATTGAACGACGTGTTTAAACTCTAAAGCACCTACAACCAATTTGATAGAAGCTAGAATAGCAGCAGCAAAATCAGAAGTATGCAGAAAATCAAAAGTCTGACCTGCTCATGACCTATCTTCTTGCTTCTTCTAACCTCCCATCTTCTTCTTTTTTCGctctttcatcaatttcttctatatTGACACAAGTGTAACTAGAGTTACAGGAAACCATTTATTTTTTATGCCATTCTAAGTAAATATCAATGTACCTCTATTTTCCTCCTTGCCTTCCTGAAAAAATACCAGGCATGACGTGCATAAATCAGATCAGAATAACATTTAACTTCATCACTCCATATTCTTGGATGATTGGTGTCTACTGAACCAACAAACAGACCACTGAAGTCAAATACGGGTGCTCCCAGTAGCTCTTCAATTTCGGTTGTACAACCAAAAGTAAACCACTTCCCACTTCTCGGCACGATGCTGTCGGAATCAGCAGGATTGGCAATAGCTTCAGTTCTTGGGTTACTACAATAGGTCAGCGTACAATTAATCAACAGCACCAAATATGGTTATTAAGCTGCATGAAAAATTGTAAGAGTGGGAAACCTTACATAACAGAACTTTGGTCCGAATTCAAGCAACCCAAGTGCACATTTGATAGAATGAGGACATCGTCCCTGCCAATCCTCTTTCTACTGCG
This window of the Triticum aestivum cultivar Chinese Spring chromosome 5D, IWGSC CS RefSeq v2.1, whole genome shotgun sequence genome carries:
- the LOC123122074 gene encoding uncharacterized protein isoform X2; the protein is MAPICGSQEFLDDLTIKVSRSVVLVLSFEPRGTCHQFMDMPPMEGEERDRYIQQNMRTTHYKSCTGFIIGVSKRVIFIAVHHSQINTAAFDTFSVRFHDNNEKAAKIFIKKTKSVTILSVEQPDHPYHPVLRSRKRIGRDDVLILSNVHLGCLNSDQSSVINPRTEAIANPADSDSIVPRSGKWFTFGCTTEIEELLGAPVFDFSGLFVGSVDTNHPRIWSDEVKCYSDLIYARHAWYFFRKARRKIEKKLMKERKKKKMGG